In Nitrosomonas stercoris, the genomic stretch GATAGATTTTCCAAACCTTTGGGTACAATTGGAATATTTAGAGGATAACCTTGTCCTTCAATTGCTCCTGGGGTGTATACAACAACTTCAATCTGATCGCGTAATTGCTGGCGCATTTGTGCGCGTACTGGATCGGTAATAGGGCTATGCCATGCTTCTTCCTGAGCATAACTGCACAAATCGCCTTTCCTATCCAATAAGATAGCCGGAATACCTTGCAATAGTATTTGCTCAATAATATTTAATGCTAACGTCGTCTTGCCGCTGCCGGAACCCCCTAAAAAAGCAGCATGGCGTACGAATCGAGCTGTGTCTATCACATAAGGTGAGGGGTGAATTCCTCGAGTCAAGCCGATTTCTAGTGAATCCGTTGAAAATGGCTGTGAACTGTTTTGGGATTGAATGGGAATAGCAGTGGATGATTGCGATTCAGTGGTTACTTTGTTTATAGCGGAAGGTTGTATATCCAACTCAACTTCAAAACTGATGATTTGCTGTAGCGAAGGTAAGCTGAGTAAGGGGCGTTCCTTTTGCAACCAATTGTTGAAAGCTGGATGTGTTGCGTGTTGTTCTCGGAATTGTTCCATGGCAATCATAGTGCGCCAATCCGCATCGGGCACCAATATTTTTTTACCACCTGTTGCTACAAATTCTCCTAATTGCTCCGCAATTTTGGTTTTTGGGTTAGCTGGAAATTCAACTGAGCGAATAGCAACCGCAGTACGCTTATCTGCTGCTGTTGCCAACGTCTCAATTTGTCTTGCTAGTGCTCCTCCTCGTGAAGATTTCTGGCATAACCTAATAGTTAAACGTTGAACGATATCGCCTTTAGCGCCCTGGATATCAACATCCAGAAAGGAATCTCGCAATCCGATATGTGATAGCAACACATAACTTAGCTCATCCGCACAGCATTCAATACCGCGTTTGAACACTTGTAGCATCTCATCTTCTTGATCAGGAACAATAAATTGCTGAGTCAGGTGGTCATTCCATAATTGTTCCAGGGATTGGTTGGCTGTGTCATGATCAGATGGAGGTAAGGAAACTACCGTAGCGTCTGATGCTGCACCAGGTAAACGTGGCGGCTGGCCAGTACGAATTGAATATTCACGTTCTTGGCGACACCAGTCAATCACTTGGCGTGTTTTCATTCCAGCCAATATTGTTGGTACCTCAGCCTGAAAAGGAAAAATAGATTCGTCTGTTTCTAACTCAAGATCGTGACTATCGTAAAGATCGCGCAGCCTGGCTTGAATGATAGTGTGTATTTCGTCCGTGCTACGTTCTCCTCGTAGAGTTAAGGTATCTGGATCGCGTTCAATACGATCAATTAATGAATTGGGCAAGCTATCTCGAAGATATCCAGAATATATTTCCCCTAGGCCCGCTATGACAACAATTACATTAGGAATTTCGGCCAACTTGGTCATTTTCTCCATAGTGTGACGAAATTTTGTGCCGGCATTTTCTGCAGGATGAATATCTTCCAATTGATCCAGACAAATAACAAAGGCACTCTTATTAAGTGCCATCATCAGTTGAGCTAGATCCTGCAATAAGCGGTCTGGCGCATCTTCCTGAATACGGGGAGCAATGTTGCCAAGCAGCTCGCAATCATATTCAGACATATGTTCACAACGCAGGTATTTACGTACTCTCGCATGAATAGCAGGTTCATCATGTTGCAGATAAAGTAATGCCCGGATTAAATCAATATCAATAAAACGTAACTTTTCTTCTTTGTTCAAGATAACATCGGAAATTTTGAAAATCAGTTTGTTCAGATCCTTATTGCCTAATGCGCCACTACGCAGTTGATCAATAGCACGCTGTGGCACAATTTGGTGTTGCTCAATAAGCGCATTGGATAAATACGTTAATCCTGTTGTACTACCATGCATTGCATTGTATGGTTTATCCAGTGAGTCAATCGTGTAGTTAAGTGCATAACTGGCGTAATTAGCAACAGAAGAAGTCATTTGCATATAGGAAAAATATCCTAACGATTTCTCATGTGTGTAGTTACGAAAAGCACGTACAAGATGAGTTTTGCCAGCACCGGATTCTCCTAGCAGCAGCATGATGCGCCCTGAATCTGTCTGCTGATTGTGGCCGACACGATTTAATAGTCGTTCGAAGCACTCACGACTTTCCTGATGAATATTTTCAATGTCATATGGATCAGGCTGCCAGATTTGGTTATGGTGCGTAATGGAGTGAAAAATACCTTCCATACTGCGAGAGCAAAAAATCTGTAAAAGTTTTTTATGCAAAGTGTCAGACATATTATGATTCCAAGCGTATAAAGTGGAAAGTTGCATTTAGGTAGGCTGTCTCTGACATTGCAACATCTTCTGGATCCATGGCGTAGGGAAGATCAGCACGACTGAGGCTGATCAATCTTTTATTGTTGGCAAGTGTCAGATAATGTTTAAATTTGTTCAGATCTAGCCCAAATGTTTTATTATCACGTTGCATTTGGCGCCAAACATGAGAAATGAATAATTTGTTACCGCCGAATTTTCCTGTCTGACAATGTTTAGCAGATTGATAAACTTGGTGAGCAAAGTGTTCCAAGTTAAATAATTCGGGGTGCTGTTCAGGTTGCGTTGTGCGAGGTATTTCTGATAATGATTGCGGCTTTGTTGATTGAGTTGCTTTCCTTAAAATAGCTAAACGCAATTCATTCGGAGTGATACGGCGTGCCTCTACCGCTTTTGCAGCCAATTGTTTCAACGCGCTATCCCAGGATAATTTACGATTTGTTCCTAATAGATTGCCTAAAAGCAAGGATGCTAACGCATTGATCGTGAAAGATTTGGCCTGTATAAAGTTGGCTTGCAGTAACTCATGTTGCTGATTAGCTTGGTTTGTAAACTGAGCAAGTTGCTGCCAGAGCAAATTATCTCTCACTTTCGTCAGAGTGGAGTGAACACCAACTGTTAATTGAAAGGCATTGACTAAAATTGCTGCCCGTAAACCATTGGCACTGGCAATGGATGCGTGATCGGTAGTAGGTAAACCTAATAGGTTCGCAATGAGATAACGATTTCTCAGAGTTAACCAATGGGATGTTGGTGGCGATTGCAAACCAAGCTGCTGTAACGCTTGTTTTTGTCCTTTCTTTGTCGGATGGAAGCGCGAGCGATTAACTTTTTCTAGTAATCCATCATTGACTAACTGCTGCAAACACTGTGACCATTCATTATTGGAAAGAGCTTGGTGGAAAATAGGATTTAAGGATTTTTTTATCTCGCTGATAGTTAATCCATCGGTTGGACAAGCCAAAAAACGAATTGAAATTAGTGTCGATAGCGGCAAGTGTTTGATTTTTTTTATCATGAGTTTACTCATTTAATGTTTATTGCGTTGATGTTGTAATGCTTGCTTAACACTGCTGAAAATTTCACTTAATCGCGAAACAACATCTTCTGCCAGAAAGCGCAAAACTAGTATGTTCTGCATTTGTAATACCAGATCTTTACGGCGATCGCGGCGCCAGGCTGTTTGATCTTGAAAGTGATAATAGCCATCTACTTCTAGAGCAATCTGGACAGAATTGGCAAACAGATCAATTTCCATAGATCGATTTCCGAATTTAAACGGCATCTTGACATTCAACTTGAACAAACCACGTGTTTCGGGTGCTAACTCCAACATGCGAAATAAAAATAGTTCTGCTTGACTACGTGCCTAAGCGAGATCACCCTTATTTTTTGTAAGCAATTGCTGTAACGATTTTGCTTCCTGATACAGTGAAGAAGGAGCATCGTATTGGTGAAGAATTTGTGCTGTTTCCGCTGGTAAACCGTGATCTTCATCCAGGAAAAATGGCATTTCAATCACCCCCAGACGCAGCATCGCTTTTACTTTCGATTCAGGAGTTTTGCCGCAATAATTCTCAAAAGAAGCGGGTGTAATTGAAAGCGCAACTGGTATTTCCAGTAAATTTTCTGCTACCTGTGCTAATGCTTGAATATATGTGGCGTACGACGATACATCGGCTGAATCGGGAAGGGTGACCAATATACTTGGTAACATTTTCATTGGAAACAACTCAGCAAAAATCGCGATGTTTTGTGCTAACTGGTTGTCTTTTCTCAATTGCACAGTTTGTGCCAAATCCTCCGCTAGATCAGGGATCAATGCACGAGCGCATACTATTTGTGTTAGCAACCAATTGAGTAACAGTGATGCCTGCGCCGAGAAATGAACAGATAATTGCTGCTGAAAAATCTTCAATTCAAAACCGGATTTGTTGCGTAACTTCGACAGTAATTGTTCTGCTGTGCAACGTTGTGTTTGAGCCAGATGTTGCAATAACTTATTTTGTAAGTCTGCTTGCGCTAACAGTGTTTCTATCCAGCTGAATGAAAGCGATGTTGCTGCTGCAGGTGACCAAATAACCGTATCTTTATTTTGTTTCTGCATCCAGTGACACCACATTTCCTGTGTGTCATCCAAGGAGCCCAGCAAGACGGTTAAAACCGGAATACCTTGGCTGCGTTGTTGTGCATGTCGCGTCAGGTAAGCCTGAGGTGAAGAAAAAGGATGAGATTGCCTTGGGGTTAGCGCTGTCGTATGTTTTATCATTTCCCTTATTCTGGTGAACAGACCGTGAGTTGTGATAAGTAAACGAAGCTTTTTAAGAGCCCGTTTACGATCTCATCATTATTCCTTACGATACGTGGATGAAGAGAACAAAATATGCCAGTGATATTAGCAAAGAGAAGTTTGCCGAGATAGAGCCGCTATTGCGTAGCGTGAGGCGCAGCACCAAACCCACGACAATAGATTTGTATGAAGTATTTTGTGCTGTGCTGTATCTGCTGCGCACTGGTTGCCAGTGGAGATTTTTGCCCGGAGAGTTTCCCAAATGGCAGAGTGTATATGCCTATTGGCGCAAATGGAATGAGCCTGACCAGCACGGCGTGAGCGTGCTGGAGCAGGCATTAAAAAAATCAGGTTGGCGCGGCCCGAGAGAAACTGGGGCGCAACGCTTGCAGCACGTTCTTGATTGTGGACGCGCAAAGCGTGAAGAATACAGACACGGCTGACCAGAAAGGCTATGACGCCGGCAAGAAGGTGTCGGGCATCAAGCGCCATATCGCTGTTGATACCTTGGGGTTGCCGCACGCCATTGCAGTGACGACAGCGGAAGTGACTGACCGTAACGGTGCATTGCAGGCCTTGAAGCGTTGCAGATCGAGTTTGGGGCAAGTACAAGGTTTGCTGTGTGACGGTGGCTATACTGGAGCACCATTTGCCGAAAGTGTGCAAGAAATTCTGGGCAAACCTGTCACCGTGCAGATCGCCAAACGCAGCAAACTGCATACCTTCAAGGTTATGCCCAGGCGCTGGATAGTGGAACGTAGTTTCGCCTGGCTGGAAAAGTGCCGAAGATTATGGAAAAACTGCGAACGTAAACTTGATACCAGCTTGCAGCTCATTCATTTGGCTTTCTTGGCACTATTACTCAGAAGATCGTAAACAGGCTCTTAGACCAATAGCTTTCAAATATTCACATAAGGCTATCAACCCGATTATCAGAACGACATTGGCATCCTGAAACTAAATCTGACATCTTGTGCGTCAGTGGTCGTCCCGACGGCAACAGAGAAATTAAGGGTGGTTTTCTGTGAATATTTGAAAGCATAGCCAAATAGTAACTGCCCTATATCCAGCTGACTACCCTTTACAGTACGTTTGTTTATCTTGGTATTAAAAATATGACGATGACCGTAACCAATATTAAATGAGGCTCGTTCATTAATTCCAAAACCCATACCAAAAGTCATACCTACTCCATAACCCGGTTCAATCTTGAATTTTTCACCTGAGCCATCCTTTATTTTTTCC encodes the following:
- a CDS encoding IS5 family transposase ISStma16, whose product is MKNTDTADQKGYDAGKKVSGIKRHIAVDTLGLPHAIAVTTAEVTDRNGALQALKRCRSSLGQVQGLLCDGGYTGAPFAESVQEILGKPVTVQIAKRSKLHTFKVMPRRWIVERSFAWLEKCRRLWKNCERKLDTSLQLIHLAFLALLLRRS